The Magnetofaba australis IT-1 genome includes a window with the following:
- a CDS encoding integrase core domain-containing protein → MTHVRTSPYYPQSNGKLERFHGSLKRECIRPQTPLSLEDAQRVVGKYVEHYNTRRLHSAIDYVTPQDRLEGRHVQILAERDQKLEAARERRRTTHQKQSFQPSQKMAEKANG, encoded by the coding sequence ACTTCGCCTTACTATCCGCAGAGCAACGGAAAGCTGGAGCGTTTTCACGGTAGTTTGAAGCGTGAGTGCATTCGGCCTCAGACGCCATTATCGCTGGAAGATGCCCAGCGGGTTGTGGGAAAGTACGTCGAGCATTACAACACCCGGCGGCTCCATAGCGCCATCGACTACGTCACCCCACAGGATCGCCTGGAAGGGCGGCATGTGCAGATCCTGGCCGAACGAGATCAAAAGCTTGAGGCGGCCAGAGAACGGCGTCGGACGACGCACCAAAAGCAGTCTTTTCAGCCATCCCAAAAAATGGCTGAAAAGGCGAACGGCTAA